A genomic region of Fodinisporobacter ferrooxydans contains the following coding sequences:
- a CDS encoding DUF6788 family protein — protein sequence MNTTDKKSRPYRQESTEQLLTRSQQIVESLFDPSQILRGSLITRNIKCGKSACRCSTGEGHPSFYLSTIHQGRTRLDYVPASWEPWVRERLDNYHILQELIVELTEINLELLRRREKSEFLQK from the coding sequence ATGAATACTACTGATAAGAAATCAAGACCCTATCGTCAAGAATCGACTGAACAACTATTAACTCGTAGTCAACAAATAGTAGAGTCCTTATTTGATCCTAGCCAGATCCTTCGCGGTTCTCTTATCACACGCAACATCAAATGTGGTAAATCGGCCTGTCGCTGTTCCACCGGTGAAGGCCATCCTAGTTTCTACCTATCTACTATCCATCAGGGACGCACCCGACTCGATTATGTCCCGGCTTCCTGGGAGCCATGGGTACGTGAAAGATTAGACAATTATCATATCTTGCAGGAACTTATCGTAGAACTGACAGAAATCAACCTAGAGCTTTTACGCCGTCGTGAAAAAAGCGAGTTCCTGCAGAAATAA
- the gatA gene encoding Asp-tRNA(Asn)/Glu-tRNA(Gln) amidotransferase subunit GatA, whose amino-acid sequence MSQIDASLRNIHTAIVSKEVKPSELVEDVLQRIESTEPDIHAFLQVAGEQARERAQHLDANIGDAAKLGILFGIPAALKDNMCTKGVRTTAGSKILGNYIPPYNAAVVDKLAQSGTVIVGKLNMDEFAMGSSNENSAFFPTRNPWNPEYVPGGSSGGSAAAVAAGEIPFALGSDTGGSIRQPAAFCGVVGLKPTYGLVSRFGLISYASSLDQIGPITRTVEDAAVVLQAIAGHDDRDSTSANVAIPVYLDVLTGNVKGLRVAVPKEYFGEGMDPAVSEKVREAIQQLEKLGATVDEVSLPHTKYAVAAYYLLAPAEASSNLARYDGVRYGVRVDSENLIDMYKQTRSQGFGTEVKRRIMLGTYALSSGYYDAYYLRAQKTRTLIKRDFEQVFETYDVILAPTAPTTAFKIGEKVNDPLTMYLNDICTIPVNLAGIPAISVPCGVVNGLPVGLQIIGKAFDEATVLRVAHAFEQNTDHVKRRSNMGKGE is encoded by the coding sequence ATGAGTCAGATCGATGCTTCGTTACGCAATATACATACAGCAATTGTCAGCAAAGAAGTGAAACCATCCGAACTGGTGGAAGATGTGCTGCAAAGAATTGAAAGTACAGAGCCGGACATCCATGCATTTTTGCAAGTTGCAGGGGAGCAGGCAAGAGAGCGTGCGCAACATTTGGATGCAAACATCGGTGATGCCGCAAAGCTTGGAATATTGTTCGGCATTCCGGCAGCCCTGAAAGATAACATGTGTACAAAAGGCGTACGCACAACAGCGGGCAGCAAAATATTGGGCAATTATATACCTCCGTATAATGCAGCAGTTGTGGACAAGCTTGCGCAATCCGGGACGGTTATCGTCGGAAAGCTCAATATGGATGAATTTGCGATGGGGTCGTCCAATGAGAATTCGGCTTTTTTCCCAACGCGGAATCCGTGGAATCCGGAATATGTGCCTGGAGGTTCCAGCGGCGGGTCGGCGGCTGCTGTTGCTGCCGGCGAAATCCCGTTTGCATTGGGTTCTGATACGGGCGGATCGATCCGCCAACCGGCAGCGTTTTGCGGTGTAGTCGGACTGAAGCCAACGTATGGTTTGGTCAGTCGCTTTGGACTCATTTCCTATGCTTCTTCATTGGATCAGATCGGTCCGATCACGCGGACGGTCGAAGATGCTGCAGTCGTGCTGCAAGCAATCGCCGGACATGACGACAGAGATTCAACTTCCGCCAATGTGGCAATACCCGTTTATTTGGACGTATTGACGGGAAATGTCAAAGGCCTGCGTGTGGCTGTGCCGAAAGAATATTTTGGTGAAGGAATGGATCCTGCCGTATCCGAGAAGGTGCGGGAAGCAATTCAACAGTTGGAAAAACTCGGAGCAACGGTTGATGAAGTATCGTTGCCCCATACGAAATATGCGGTGGCTGCTTATTACTTATTGGCGCCGGCAGAAGCGTCTTCCAACCTGGCGCGCTATGACGGTGTTCGTTATGGTGTGCGGGTGGACTCGGAGAATTTGATCGATATGTATAAACAGACGCGCAGCCAGGGGTTTGGCACGGAAGTCAAGCGGCGGATCATGTTAGGCACGTATGCGTTAAGCTCGGGCTACTACGATGCGTATTATTTGCGTGCACAAAAAACCCGTACACTCATCAAACGGGATTTTGAGCAGGTATTTGAAACATATGATGTGATTCTTGCGCCGACTGCACCGACGACGGCGTTTAAAATCGGCGAAAAAGTGAATGATCCATTGACGATGTATTTGAATGATATCTGTACGATTCCTGTAAATCTGGCGGGAATTCCAGCGATCAGCGTGCCGTGCGGAGTTGTCAATGGCTTGCCTGTAGGCTTGCAAATCATTGGCAAAGCGTTTGACGAAGCGACTGTTTTGCGTGTCGCTCATGCGTTTGAGCAAAATACGGATCATGTGAAGCGGCGTTCAAACATGGGGAAAGGGGAATAA
- the rlmD gene encoding 23S rRNA (uracil(1939)-C(5))-methyltransferase RlmD, translating into MAQFQPPVQVGAIYELDIAGLSHEGDGVGRYQGFTVFVKGALPNERVLARITDVQKRFAHATMENLIEPSKDRIQPICEVYDQCGGCQLQHLSYQGQLAYKEQHVKDVLQRIGHLDLDSIRIHPIIGMKQPWRYRNKAQAPVAQQSVSTSNVEYISQEIETGNSLSKIRNIAEKSETMSKLSKSAEERDIHSNQNDDGLVAGFYAANSHQVVDIDKCHIQHQSNEEIIRSVKGILRELQIPAYNRSKRTGIVQHIIAKVAFATGDTMIVLVTKTKELPKQKAFIDLVRQRIPHTVSIMLNYHPEHTSKVMGKQSFCIWGKEEIYDQIGDIRFAISADSFYQVNPVQTQVLYGKALEYAELTGSEIVIDAYCGVGTISLFLAKSIKHVYGIEIIDQAIQDARKNAKMNQIENTTFITGKAEVEIPKLYRSGVAADVIVVDPPRKGCDEKLLATIAEMKPKRVVYVSCDPSTLARDLRYLEDHGYKTMEVQPVDMFPHTAHVEAISSIVLKK; encoded by the coding sequence ATGGCCCAGTTTCAACCCCCTGTACAGGTTGGGGCGATCTATGAATTGGATATTGCCGGTCTTAGCCATGAAGGGGATGGAGTGGGGCGGTATCAGGGCTTTACGGTATTTGTCAAAGGCGCTCTGCCAAATGAACGGGTGCTTGCACGAATTACAGACGTACAAAAACGCTTTGCACATGCTACGATGGAAAATCTGATTGAACCTTCAAAGGATCGCATTCAACCGATTTGCGAGGTGTACGATCAATGCGGCGGTTGTCAACTGCAGCATCTGTCATACCAAGGACAGCTTGCATATAAAGAGCAGCATGTGAAAGATGTACTTCAGCGAATTGGTCATTTGGATCTGGATTCCATACGAATCCATCCGATCATTGGAATGAAGCAACCTTGGCGATACAGAAACAAAGCGCAAGCACCCGTGGCTCAGCAATCGGTATCGACTTCAAATGTCGAATACATTTCCCAGGAAATCGAAACGGGTAATAGTTTGTCTAAAATTAGAAATATTGCAGAAAAAAGCGAAACAATGTCGAAGCTGTCAAAGAGTGCAGAAGAAAGAGACATCCATTCCAATCAGAACGATGATGGTCTGGTTGCCGGTTTTTATGCCGCCAATTCCCATCAAGTGGTTGATATCGACAAATGCCATATCCAGCATCAGTCAAATGAAGAAATCATTCGCAGTGTCAAAGGTATTTTGCGTGAATTACAGATACCGGCGTATAACCGAAGCAAACGTACCGGCATCGTGCAACATATCATTGCCAAAGTTGCCTTTGCGACAGGCGACACCATGATTGTTTTGGTCACCAAGACGAAAGAATTGCCAAAACAAAAAGCGTTTATTGATTTGGTTCGGCAACGCATCCCGCATACCGTAAGCATCATGTTGAATTATCATCCGGAACATACGAGCAAAGTAATGGGGAAACAATCCTTTTGCATTTGGGGAAAAGAAGAAATATACGATCAGATCGGCGATATCCGTTTCGCAATCTCTGCCGATTCTTTTTATCAGGTCAATCCGGTTCAGACACAAGTACTCTACGGAAAAGCATTGGAATATGCAGAACTCACCGGTTCTGAGATCGTCATTGACGCATACTGTGGCGTTGGGACAATTTCTCTTTTCCTTGCCAAGTCTATCAAGCATGTGTATGGGATTGAAATTATTGATCAAGCGATACAGGATGCCAGGAAGAACGCAAAAATGAATCAGATAGAAAATACCACTTTTATTACAGGGAAAGCAGAAGTTGAAATCCCCAAGCTGTATCGTTCAGGAGTTGCAGCAGATGTGATCGTCGTGGATCCGCCCCGCAAAGGCTGCGATGAGAAGCTGCTGGCAACGATTGCGGAAATGAAGCCAAAACGGGTAGTCTACGTGTCCTGTGACCCAAGCACACTGGCGCGGGATCTGCGGTATTTGGAGGATCATGGGTACAAGACGATGGAAGTGCAGCCTGTCGATATGTTTCCGCATACGGCGCATGTGGAAGCTATATCGTCAATCGTATTGAAAAAATGA
- the gatB gene encoding Asp-tRNA(Asn)/Glu-tRNA(Gln) amidotransferase subunit GatB, with amino-acid sequence MEFETVIGLEVHVELATKSKIFCNCSTEFGAPPNTNVCPICLGHPGVLPVLNEHALELAVKASMALNCNISEISKFDRKNYFYPDSPKAYQISQYDQPVGLGGYIEIEVNGETKRIGITRVHLEEDAGKSTHTMGGTLVDFNRVGVPLIEIVSEPDIRTPEEARLYLEKLKAIMQYCEISDCKMEEGSLRCDANISLRPVGQLKFGTKAELKNMNSFRNVQRGLEYEQERQRDILLSGGQVVQETRRWEEASATTTSMRGKEEAHDYRYFPDPDLVKLMIDEGMKARIREMIPELPTERKQRLIQEFGLPEYDADVLTASKELADFFDRTVKLVADPKLASNWIMGELLGFLNQNSLELKDSKMSAEHLGQMIALLENGTISSKIAKTVFKSMMETGQDPDTIIQEQGLVQISDEGALLQIIDQVIAKNPKSVEDFKAGKEKAIGALVGQVMKETKGKANPQLVNQLLIGRLQ; translated from the coding sequence ATGGAATTCGAGACAGTCATCGGTTTAGAGGTGCATGTAGAGCTTGCGACAAAGTCCAAGATTTTCTGTAATTGTTCGACTGAATTTGGCGCTCCCCCGAATACCAATGTTTGTCCCATTTGCTTAGGACATCCGGGAGTTTTGCCTGTACTTAACGAACACGCGTTGGAATTGGCTGTGAAAGCGTCCATGGCTCTCAATTGCAACATATCCGAGATCAGCAAATTTGACCGAAAAAACTATTTTTATCCGGATTCACCGAAGGCGTATCAGATTTCCCAATACGATCAGCCGGTAGGATTGGGCGGTTATATTGAAATTGAAGTCAATGGCGAGACAAAGCGCATCGGCATTACACGCGTACATTTGGAAGAAGATGCGGGGAAATCTACACATACGATGGGCGGAACATTGGTAGATTTTAACCGGGTCGGAGTTCCATTAATCGAAATTGTATCGGAGCCGGATATTCGTACACCGGAAGAAGCGCGTTTATATCTGGAAAAATTAAAAGCGATTATGCAGTATTGTGAAATATCCGACTGCAAGATGGAAGAAGGATCTTTGCGCTGCGATGCGAATATTTCGCTGCGGCCTGTCGGGCAATTGAAGTTCGGGACAAAAGCGGAATTGAAAAATATGAATTCGTTCCGGAATGTACAGCGTGGCCTGGAGTATGAACAAGAGCGGCAACGGGATATCCTGTTATCAGGAGGGCAAGTCGTCCAGGAAACGAGACGCTGGGAGGAAGCTTCGGCTACTACAACCAGCATGCGCGGGAAAGAAGAGGCACATGATTATCGCTATTTCCCGGATCCGGATCTCGTAAAGCTCATGATTGATGAAGGGATGAAAGCGCGGATTCGGGAGATGATTCCTGAGTTGCCGACAGAACGAAAACAGCGCTTGATTCAGGAGTTTGGCCTGCCGGAATATGATGCAGACGTACTGACAGCTTCCAAAGAATTGGCGGATTTTTTTGATCGGACGGTAAAACTTGTGGCAGACCCGAAATTGGCGAGCAACTGGATTATGGGAGAATTGCTTGGCTTCCTCAATCAAAACAGTTTGGAACTGAAAGATTCGAAGATGTCAGCCGAACATTTGGGACAGATGATTGCACTGCTGGAAAACGGAACGATTTCCAGCAAGATTGCGAAAACAGTATTCAAAAGCATGATGGAAACAGGCCAGGATCCGGATACGATCATCCAGGAGCAAGGCCTGGTTCAAATCAGTGATGAAGGCGCATTGCTGCAAATCATCGATCAAGTGATTGCGAAAAATCCAAAATCAGTCGAAGATTTTAAAGCTGGGAAAGAAAAAGCGATCGGTGCATTGGTTGGTCAAGTCATGAAAGAGACAAAAGGAAAAGCGAATCCCCAGTTGGTCAATCAATTGCTGATTGGACGCTTGCAATAG
- a CDS encoding DUF5372 family protein, with protein MQITQSFSQSLGFLTITHPFHPLHDQSFQILKVKEVNGTRMYSIHTDSGIVCIPESWTDRHLPSIQAISRAPNSPLYLGTLKELIDFIKRKDDLQTRKNIMIDNLSHMEVFS; from the coding sequence GTGCAAATTACACAATCATTCAGTCAGTCTTTGGGATTTCTAACAATTACCCACCCTTTCCACCCCCTTCACGATCAATCGTTTCAAATTTTAAAAGTGAAAGAAGTAAATGGAACCCGCATGTACTCCATTCATACCGATTCGGGTATTGTTTGTATCCCTGAATCCTGGACCGATCGTCACTTGCCTTCGATTCAGGCTATTTCCCGTGCTCCTAACTCCCCACTTTACCTAGGGACTCTAAAAGAATTAATTGATTTCATTAAGAGAAAGGATGATCTCCAAACTCGTAAGAATATTATGATTGACAACTTGTCCCATATGGAGGTATTTTCTTAA
- a CDS encoding diacylglycerol kinase: MERKRARIIYNPSSGKEILRNHLPDMLDILENGGFETSCHATKGSEDTMEAARQASFHQFDLVVAAGGDGTINEVINGLSRCEYRPPLGIIPAGTTNDLGRALRLPRHPIEACKVIIEQNYVPLDVGKVTAISEEMANSESYFINIAACGRLTEISYEVPSKLKTILGQLAYYMKGFEKLPQIRPIHLDLDSPEYSFSGKVMLCLIANSSSVAGFHRIAPDAKIDDGVFDVLLVKTMSIPELIRLATLALRGEHIASDRIDYFHTNHLVVKSDEQVDLNLDGEYGGALPRQFQVLKHHLQVAVKNNIQAISGNESDSDEMVEYMIEESLR; encoded by the coding sequence ATGGAAAGAAAACGTGCGCGTATCATTTATAATCCATCGTCAGGGAAAGAGATTTTACGCAATCATTTGCCTGATATGCTCGACATATTGGAAAATGGCGGATTTGAAACGTCTTGTCACGCTACGAAGGGATCTGAGGATACGATGGAAGCCGCCCGGCAAGCATCTTTCCATCAGTTTGATCTGGTCGTCGCTGCTGGCGGGGACGGTACGATCAATGAAGTGATCAATGGCCTTTCCCGTTGTGAATATCGGCCGCCGTTGGGAATCATTCCGGCAGGAACGACGAATGATTTGGGACGGGCGCTTCGTTTGCCGCGTCATCCGATCGAAGCCTGCAAGGTGATTATTGAGCAAAATTATGTGCCGTTGGATGTAGGGAAAGTAACTGCTATTTCAGAAGAAATGGCGAATTCTGAATCGTATTTCATAAATATTGCAGCATGCGGCCGCTTGACTGAAATTTCCTATGAGGTTCCCAGCAAATTGAAAACCATTCTGGGCCAATTGGCATATTACATGAAAGGTTTTGAAAAATTGCCGCAAATCCGCCCCATTCACCTGGATCTCGACTCTCCGGAATATTCATTTTCCGGTAAAGTCATGCTGTGTTTGATCGCGAACAGCAGTTCGGTAGCCGGATTTCACCGTATTGCACCGGATGCCAAAATTGACGATGGAGTATTTGACGTATTGCTTGTCAAAACCATGAGCATACCCGAATTGATACGGTTAGCGACTTTGGCCTTGCGAGGAGAACATATTGCCAGCGACAGAATTGACTATTTTCATACAAATCATTTAGTGGTGAAAAGCGATGAACAAGTCGATTTAAATTTAGACGGCGAGTATGGCGGCGCACTTCCTCGGCAGTTCCAAGTTCTCAAGCATCATTTGCAAGTAGCAGTAAAAAACAACATTCAGGCAATTTCCGGTAATGAGTCCGATTCGGATGAGATGGTGGAGTATATGATTGAAGAATCGCTGCGGTAA
- the gatC gene encoding Asp-tRNA(Asn)/Glu-tRNA(Gln) amidotransferase subunit GatC gives MTISIQDVEHVANLARLTFTDEEKEQFADTLSKILHYADQLQELDVADVEPTSHVLHITNVVRKDEARPWLSNEEALANAPEEEDGQFRVPAVMEG, from the coding sequence GTGACAATATCAATTCAAGATGTGGAGCACGTAGCCAATTTGGCGCGTTTGACATTTACGGATGAGGAAAAAGAGCAATTTGCGGATACGCTTAGCAAAATTCTTCATTATGCGGATCAATTGCAAGAATTGGATGTAGCGGATGTAGAGCCAACCAGCCATGTGCTCCATATCACAAATGTGGTACGGAAAGATGAAGCAAGACCATGGCTTTCCAATGAAGAAGCGTTAGCCAATGCGCCAGAAGAAGAAGACGGACAGTTCCGTGTACCTGCAGTCATGGAGGGATAA
- a CDS encoding MraY family glycosyltransferase — MTYVYTFVLAFAIVYALVPFLRKVALKLQFVDLPNHRKIHKAPIPLMGGVALFIGFVVTALIIGDGTGRQWSREFLGMFLGGSIVFFTGFVDDFFKTRGIDFPAWPKFIMQFAAAGALIWVGNIRIEGFNVPFGLYSQSYYTLQPWLQILVTCIWVVGITNMMNFLDGVDGLAAGISSISSTTLFFIAILKGQTDMAVLAITLIGVSLAFLRHNFHPARIFMGDSGALFLGFMLSSIAVDGAFKSATLISVLVPVLALGVPIFDFFYVMLKRVKERKPLHVADKGHTFHQLMRSGMSQIQTVTFLYLLGICFSLASIVVLLANR, encoded by the coding sequence ATGACTTATGTATATACGTTTGTCCTGGCGTTTGCGATTGTGTATGCACTTGTTCCTTTTTTACGCAAAGTTGCTTTGAAACTTCAGTTTGTCGATTTGCCGAATCATCGGAAAATTCATAAAGCCCCGATCCCGCTGATGGGCGGAGTTGCGCTTTTCATTGGCTTTGTCGTTACGGCTCTGATCATTGGGGATGGGACGGGACGGCAATGGAGCCGTGAATTTTTAGGAATGTTTCTGGGTGGGAGCATCGTTTTTTTTACAGGGTTTGTCGATGATTTTTTCAAAACCCGCGGCATTGATTTTCCTGCATGGCCGAAGTTTATCATGCAGTTTGCCGCTGCGGGCGCGTTGATCTGGGTCGGCAATATCCGGATTGAAGGATTTAATGTTCCGTTTGGGTTGTATAGCCAGTCATACTATACATTGCAGCCGTGGCTGCAAATACTTGTCACCTGTATATGGGTTGTCGGGATTACCAATATGATGAATTTCCTCGATGGCGTGGACGGGCTGGCTGCCGGAATTTCATCGATTTCTTCGACAACGCTGTTTTTTATTGCCATTTTGAAGGGGCAAACGGATATGGCTGTATTGGCCATTACGTTGATCGGCGTTTCATTGGCGTTTCTGCGCCACAACTTTCACCCTGCCCGAATTTTTATGGGCGATTCGGGTGCCTTGTTTTTAGGGTTTATGCTTTCATCGATCGCCGTCGACGGTGCATTCAAGTCGGCAACTTTGATATCCGTCCTGGTTCCCGTATTGGCACTTGGCGTCCCGATTTTTGACTTCTTCTATGTGATGCTGAAGCGTGTCAAGGAACGAAAACCGCTGCATGTTGCCGATAAGGGACATACGTTTCATCAATTGATGCGTTCCGGCATGTCGCAGATTCAGACCGTGACTTTCCTGTATCTGTTGGGAATCTGTTTCTCCCTTGCATCCATCGTAGTTTTGCTGGCGAATCGATAA
- a CDS encoding group II intron reverse transcriptase yields the protein MPAIIDRIVQECVRIILEPIMEAQFFKHSYGFRPMRDAHMALERTTRILYVTGYPWIVEGDISKFFDCVNHNKLCKQLYGMGIRDQRVLMIIKAMLKTGIMDEIQINPLGTVQGGIISPLLANVYLHSFDQWVTREWENKKTKQTYATPSTQQEALKKRSRLKPAYLVRYADDWILATDTKRNAEKWKQRISNYLRSNLKLALSVEKTVITNVREKPIHFLGCECKMIKGKSRTGYVTRTMPDRTRLKSKARELHQKLNTLKRCKNKEALIHEINVVNATIRGIIQYYQCTTWVNIILSKYAYNLKWKAKRVLDKYGGIWLPANEVNNLASVHADYTMGIPAVTYKHANIGITSLAFCKWKKTQLKNPEESPFTIEGRKLYRERTGKTPLRARADELLSLHFSKIISKGATDKRYNFEYFLNRAYAYNRDKGKCRVCDEELQPFNLHIHHIDPHLPQASVNRVNNLAAVHEHCHRQIHSQEDYASLGKKIWKKILSFREKLNRLM from the coding sequence GTGCCCGCCATCATCGACCGCATCGTACAGGAATGTGTAAGAATCATTCTGGAACCGATCATGGAAGCGCAATTCTTTAAGCATTCTTACGGATTCCGCCCGATGCGGGATGCGCATATGGCACTGGAAAGAACGACGCGAATCCTCTATGTCACGGGATACCCCTGGATCGTAGAAGGAGATATTTCCAAATTCTTCGATTGCGTCAACCACAACAAACTGTGTAAACAATTATACGGCATGGGAATACGCGATCAACGAGTGCTTATGATCATCAAAGCGATGCTCAAAACGGGAATCATGGATGAAATTCAGATCAACCCGCTGGGAACGGTACAGGGGGGCATCATCTCACCGCTACTTGCCAACGTGTATCTCCACTCGTTCGATCAGTGGGTGACCCGGGAATGGGAAAACAAGAAAACCAAACAGACGTATGCAACGCCAAGCACTCAGCAGGAAGCCCTCAAGAAAAGGAGCCGCCTCAAGCCTGCTTATCTCGTTCGCTACGCCGATGACTGGATACTCGCGACCGACACCAAACGGAATGCGGAGAAATGGAAACAACGAATCAGCAATTACTTACGATCGAATCTCAAACTGGCATTATCGGTAGAGAAGACAGTCATCACCAACGTCCGAGAGAAGCCGATCCATTTCCTCGGCTGTGAATGCAAGATGATCAAAGGCAAATCACGAACCGGCTATGTGACGCGAACCATGCCCGACCGAACTCGGCTGAAAAGCAAAGCGAGGGAACTCCACCAGAAATTGAATACCCTGAAACGCTGCAAGAACAAAGAAGCTCTCATCCATGAAATCAATGTCGTCAACGCAACGATCAGGGGAATCATCCAATATTATCAATGCACCACGTGGGTCAACATCATCTTGAGCAAATATGCATACAACCTGAAATGGAAAGCAAAGAGGGTATTGGACAAATACGGCGGCATTTGGCTTCCCGCCAACGAAGTGAACAATCTCGCAAGTGTCCACGCAGATTATACAATGGGCATTCCAGCCGTAACGTACAAGCATGCGAATATCGGCATCACTTCGTTGGCATTTTGTAAGTGGAAGAAAACGCAACTCAAGAATCCGGAGGAATCCCCCTTCACGATAGAAGGTCGAAAGCTGTATCGGGAACGAACAGGAAAGACACCCTTGCGGGCACGGGCAGATGAGCTGTTATCTCTGCACTTTTCTAAAATCATCAGCAAAGGCGCGACCGACAAGAGATACAACTTCGAATACTTCCTGAATCGAGCTTATGCTTATAACCGGGACAAAGGGAAATGCAGGGTCTGTGACGAAGAACTACAACCGTTCAATCTACACATCCACCATATTGACCCTCACCTCCCGCAGGCTTCCGTCAATCGAGTCAACAATTTAGCCGCGGTACATGAACATTGCCACAGACAGATTCATAGCCAAGAGGATTATGCCTCGTTAGGCAAGAAGATCTGGAAAAAGATTCTATCCTTCAGAGAAAAGTTGAATCGTCTCATGTAG
- a CDS encoding cupredoxin domain-containing protein, with translation MEKRFVSATIAALALLASFGLTACGAGGNTSQSPSASNNASQGTAPSTKAGGNAQVAHVTATDFKWTLDKTDFKVNQPIEFVVTDKEGVHGFSIDGTSVNQPLAPGDAKTIAWTPTKPGTYTIRCNIYCGSGHDQMFTKIHVK, from the coding sequence ATGGAAAAACGCTTTGTATCAGCAACGATTGCTGCGCTTGCTTTATTGGCGTCGTTTGGTTTAACCGCTTGCGGGGCTGGAGGGAATACAAGCCAATCGCCATCTGCTTCGAATAACGCTTCACAGGGCACGGCACCTTCCACGAAAGCAGGCGGGAATGCCCAGGTGGCACATGTAACGGCTACAGATTTCAAATGGACGTTGGATAAAACGGATTTTAAAGTCAATCAGCCGATCGAGTTTGTTGTGACTGATAAAGAAGGCGTACATGGATTCAGCATTGACGGCACATCGGTCAATCAGCCGCTGGCGCCCGGTGATGCCAAGACAATAGCCTGGACGCCGACGAAACCGGGCACGTATACGATTCGCTGCAACATTTATTGCGGTTCCGGACATGATCAAATGTTTACGAAAATTCATGTGAAATAA